TGAATGTTGCGTTAATCAGCGATTTATGGATTCCTCTTTCTATAATGTTTTTCAGCGTACTTTTAGGCGGATATTGGCTATGGAATAAAAATGATGAAATTTCAGTAGACACAGAACTGAATCTTGATAATCCGTTTAAAATTGGAATGGCTTTAAAATTTGGAGTACTGCTGGCCTTGATTCTGTTATTGACAGAAGGGATGAAAAATTGGTTTGGCGATCAGGGCATCTATATTTTATCATTAGTTTCAGGGTTGATGGATGCTGATGCAATTACATTATCTCTGTCAAGACAGGCGCTTGGCGACCTGGAAAACGGTGTTGCTACTCTTGGAATTATTATCGCATCGGCAATGAACACAATTGTTAAAGGATTTATTTTTGCGTTCTTTTCTGGTTTTAAAAAGAGTTTAAAATTTATTCTATTGCTTTTTGCATGCGTGCTTCCGGGTTTAATCGCAGCTTTTCTGATGCTCTATTTCTAACCGTATTTTTAAAAAGAGGGCAATATTGCAAGACCAATGAACACCCCTCTCGCAGAAGGCATCACTTGTGGAAAATCTACCCTTGTTTGGGGAGACTTTTTCATTCGTGTTTATGAATCGAACTGAGGTTATAAAATTGGATCTCCAATATCTATCTATATGAACCGAAGAAATACTATTAATTTTTGAAGGGTTTTTACTACGTGTAGAGCAGATCAGCACCTTTACCTTGAGAGATAAGTGATTTATAACTTTTTAATTCTTCCTGAACATCCTCATCAGTAAGATCAATCGTTTTCCTTCTCTCCGCAGCCATATATGCAGCTTGCACAAGTTTGGTAACTTCAACGCCAAATTCCCAATCAAGGAAAGCATCTTTGCCATTCAAAAATGCATTTACGGCATCTTCCTGTTCCGTGTCGTATCCATAAAGTCCGGCTTCATCGGGGTGTACAGGTAAGAGCCCGCGGGTAGTCGTTGATTTTTCGATAGCGGTTTCGGCATCAGCAACGCCTTCGGCGGCTTCGTCACCCACAAAAATTTCGAGGGGAGAGATCAGTGAATTTACTTCCATGGCGTAGCCGGGGCCAATCGCATCCATCCAGAGGCGGAGGCCCTGTTTGTCGTACATCCAGGAGTTTGTGAACTGACCTTTTACAAGCTGACCGGTATCGGGATTCTTATAGGTGATGACTCCCGTTGCAAAATCCTCGGCCGGAGTTTTGGAGTAATCAACCCCAAATCTTTCCTTCAGTTGTTCCCGGTATTTAGGCTGCCCCCATTTTAACAGAGAGGTATCACACTGTACAGATACCGGTTCAAGAAAGAGTGGATCTTTACCGGGTGGTGTTAAAATATGACGGCTGACGGCGATACTATGGCATCCCATATCTGATAAAACTCCGCCACCTTGTTGAGTAGGATCCCAAAACCAGGCATTATGGGGACCTGCATGCTCTTCAGTACTTCGGGCAAGAGTGAAAGATCCCATCGCTTTTTGCTGGGGTTCCAACTGGTCAAGGGCTTTATTCACTGCATTCATATGCAACTGATTCTCGAAATAGGCCGTTTTTAGATTGGCATCCCGGGCTAAATCTACCATTCGCTGAGCTTCTGCTATCGTACGGCCAAGAGGTTTTTCACAAATAACACCTGTTAAATTGGCTCCTTGTTTAACTGCATCGTTGATTTCCTCCATAATGGCTACCCGGGTGTAGTTGGGCGAGTAGATGGCAATTGCATCACAATGGTTACAAACTTCAGTTACGGAATCATAGATTGTAGGATCGCCAAGTCCATTCTCTTTTGCATATTTGGCGAGCTCTTCTGATCCGCCTCGTTTATAGATCGCTGAAATTTCAATATGCCGAACCTGTTTCATGGCCACAGCTAAAAATTTGGCAATAAATCCGGACCCAACAACTCCAATCTTCAAAGTCTTCATCAGTAAATCTGTTATTTATGTTTAGTATTTCTGCGTTGTTAAATTCAATACCATTAATCTAAGGAGTCTGTGCCATTCAAAAAATTCAAAGAACGACTTTTACAGGAATTTAAAAAAGTCTACAAAAAATGTATTGAAGTAAAAGCTGAAAAAAATTTGGAATTTATAAATCAGCGGTTAAATTCAGTTATATCATACATTGGAATAAAATCAAATAAATAAGGAGAATTATGGCCAATTTAGATAATAAATACAGTGATTTAGCACTTTTGTTATTGCGAGTAGGAGTCGGAGTCATTTTTATATATCATGGATGGGGAAAACTGACCGGAATAGAAGGTGTCCAGGGATTTTTTGGAAATGTTGGAATTCCATTGCCGGCTCTAATGGCATGGGTGGTTGCCATCATTGAGTTCTTTGGGGGCATAATGGTGTTATTCGGGGCTTATGCTAAAATACCATATTTGCTTCTTGCTTTCATTATGGTTGTGGCTCTATTTACGGTTAAAATTGGACAGGGCTTTGAGGCCGCAAGAATTGACTTGATGCTGCTGCTTACAACCCTTGCACTTTTCTTTCTTGGAAGCGGAGCCTATTCGGTCGATCATAAGATAGAAAACCGCTAATAGTGTTTTTATTCAATCATCGGATGAGTGAAATTGGTATTGTATTTCTGAGCTTTAATCATTCATCCGATGAATTTTAATAATTCTTTTATTCATCAATTTCCTCTTCTTGAACTTCTGTTAACAGCTCAGTTAATAGCATTCCTTTTTCCCCGATGTAGAAAACAACAATCTTTACAGGTTCATCCCCGATATTTTTTCCATAGTGCCAGGTGTCAATGACTTCGGCAAAAGCATCTCCTTTTTTAAAAATTTTTGATTCACCGCTGTCTTTTAAAATCACCTTCAATTCTCCGTTAATGACATAAGCAAGTGAGGGAACCGGATGGCGATGCCAGCTTGTCTCTGCTCCCGGTTCAAATACAATTTCCAAAGCTGTGATCTCTTCAGAACCGTTTTGAGGATATTCAATATCTTTTCCATTCCAGGTAGTTTCAGTTTGAAGGATTTGTGTGCTTTTTACGGGTTGTTCAGGTGGGGTTTGGGCATAAGCCAAATCAAAAATAAAAAAGAAAGAAGTAGTAATTAGGAGGCCGAAGGAAAAGAGAGATATAAATTTCATGGATATACAGGGCTTGATTTTAGAACTGCTTAGTTCGTTTTAACGATCCTCAAAATGCTTTTTTTCTCGCATATAATCATCATTAGATATTAAGCCCTGCTGCCAAAGTCCGGTGAGGTAATCCAGTTTATCGAGATTGGTTTGAGATGACTCGGTTTTTTCTCTCTCCTTTTTTGCCTGTTGTTTTATACGATATCGTTCAGCTTCGGCAGCTTTCAGAATCATATCAGACATATTCTTTGGATTCTCCAGCCCGATAAGATCCATTCTGCGTGTATTCGTGATGAGCTGTAAACTACCAATCCCGAACTTCTTATCAATCCACCTCTGTTGAATTTTTATGTTGTTGATATTAGCAATATCAACGGTCTCTGTGTAATTCGGATTTACAGACGTAATTGTTTGGTCTGTAATTTTATAGTGTGTATTGGATAGCTCACTGAATTTTTTGTACAAAATGTAAAGCCCAACAATTATTGGTGCGAGCAGGATACCAATTACGAACCACCAAAAATGGTGGCTTTTCTTGGGTTGTAGTTCAATCTTTTTTTCAGCCATAGATAAAAAATAACAAATGATTGGGAACTCTCATTCATCGGATTATGAATCGTTAAATGATAGGTGGCTCCGATGGAGCCATTTCAGTGCAAGGCAACTTTCTTTTTCTATAAACAGGCGGCTCTATCGAGCCATTTGAGATTTCAAAAGAATATATTTGTGGAAAAGAGGCTATTTGATGGGGGCTGATAAAAAATTCTGTAAGGGATCTGATTTTTTCTGTTCATACAAATGGGAATAAACTATAAAACTATAAATGTCTTACTTAAAAGCTCCATTGGAGCTTCCTGTTTATAGAAATAGAAATAGTTTAGAAATAAAAATCTGGCTCTGTAAGAGCCACCTAAAAAACGTAAGTAATTATGGCTAATACATTTTCACAGATCTATCTACAATTTGTGTTTGCAGTACAAAATAGGATGAGTCTGCTACCAAAATCACACAAAGAAGAATTACACAAATACATGACAGGTTTAGTGAGAAATCGCCAAGCAAAAATGCTGGCTGTCCATTGTATGCCCGATCACACCCACCTTTTTGTTGGTTTCAAACCCGGAAGCATGTTAATCTCCGATTTTGTAAAAGAGATCAAAGTTGAAAGTAATGAGTTTGTCAATTACAAAAATTGGTTGAATGGCCGATTTAAATGGCAGGATGGTTATGGTGTTTTCTCCTATTCACATTCTCATATAGACAGGGTTTGTAAATATGTTTTAAATCAGGAAGAGCATCACAGAAGGAGAACATTCCGAGATGAATACATTTCTTTATTGAAAAAATTTGAGATTCAATATGATGAGAAATATCTATTTCATTTTATCGATGAATGAAGTGCAGGAGGCTCCGCTGGAGCCATTCGGTTTAGAGCATCTTTCATTTCTATAAACAGGAGGCTCTAACGAGCCATTATTCAAGAGGCACACATTAAAAGGTGTTAGAGTTCAATAGAGATTTTGTAATAAATAAGCTTTTTAAAAGTTCCTTTGAAGCCTCCTGTTCTTATTGTCGGAATAAATAAGAAATACCACAGCCGGAAGCCCTCTTCCAAAAATAACCAGCCAAATTTTCTTCTAAACCTTCACAATCACTTTATAAAAAAATCGTTCATTTTCGTATCTTTTAGGCTGTTGTTTAGATAAAAATAAGTGCACTATTTTGAAGATTTGGAAAATTGTCGTAGCGATTTGGATGACCGGAGTCATTTTAGCCGGATTCCTCATTCAGATTCCTGAAATACCTATTTTGGAGCAATCGGCAAGAAATCTGTTTCTGCATGTGCCCATGTGGTTTACGATGATGATTGCCTTTTCGATGGCATTCTATTTTAGTGTTCGGTATTTAAACGATGAGCATCTGAAGTGGGATCGAAAGGCAGAAACTGCAAC
The Balneolaceae bacterium genome window above contains:
- a CDS encoding Gfo/Idh/MocA family oxidoreductase; this translates as MKTLKIGVVGSGFIAKFLAVAMKQVRHIEISAIYKRGGSEELAKYAKENGLGDPTIYDSVTEVCNHCDAIAIYSPNYTRVAIMEEINDAVKQGANLTGVICEKPLGRTIAEAQRMVDLARDANLKTAYFENQLHMNAVNKALDQLEPQQKAMGSFTLARSTEEHAGPHNAWFWDPTQQGGGVLSDMGCHSIAVSRHILTPPGKDPLFLEPVSVQCDTSLLKWGQPKYREQLKERFGVDYSKTPAEDFATGVITYKNPDTGQLVKGQFTNSWMYDKQGLRLWMDAIGPGYAMEVNSLISPLEIFVGDEAAEGVADAETAIEKSTTTRGLLPVHPDEAGLYGYDTEQEDAVNAFLNGKDAFLDWEFGVEVTKLVQAAYMAAERRKTIDLTDEDVQEELKSYKSLISQGKGADLLYT
- a CDS encoding DoxX family protein, which translates into the protein MANLDNKYSDLALLLLRVGVGVIFIYHGWGKLTGIEGVQGFFGNVGIPLPALMAWVVAIIEFFGGIMVLFGAYAKIPYLLLAFIMVVALFTVKIGQGFEAARIDLMLLLTTLALFFLGSGAYSVDHKIENR
- a CDS encoding cupin domain-containing protein encodes the protein MKFISLFSFGLLITTSFFFIFDLAYAQTPPEQPVKSTQILQTETTWNGKDIEYPQNGSEEITALEIVFEPGAETSWHRHPVPSLAYVINGELKVILKDSGESKIFKKGDAFAEVIDTWHYGKNIGDEPVKIVVFYIGEKGMLLTELLTEVQEEEIDE
- the tnpA gene encoding IS200/IS605 family transposase — encoded protein: MANTFSQIYLQFVFAVQNRMSLLPKSHKEELHKYMTGLVRNRQAKMLAVHCMPDHTHLFVGFKPGSMLISDFVKEIKVESNEFVNYKNWLNGRFKWQDGYGVFSYSHSHIDRVCKYVLNQEEHHRRRTFRDEYISLLKKFEIQYDEKYLFHFIDE